One genomic window of Caenorhabditis elegans chromosome I includes the following:
- the lin-41 gene encoding Protein lin-41 (Partially confirmed by transcript evidence), translating into MATIVPCSLEKEEGAPSGPRRLQTEIDVDANDSGNELSMGGSSSEGDSMSHHRGEHSPNHHHQDNHLGSGPPPPQFTGSLFDTPPSMIQSPQQQPQFQFNTGFGLGLPQDSFRCSVCSKSSTIGVLPFVCAHKTCQSCYQMTPSSYDRRACKLCGAVSTATANFTSQMYLSPTLPSPPRGALMSDCSTPTMNNHINSSTPLHQPRAFSFSLSGMPGSPSPVMGARMPSSAGGLMMRPIGFPDSDSSLTSWSPLQQPSQLSINNLSSIGGHQQQSPMLMQNVFDSLAVNDDTPVFSPLSPTNTSMHMPPSLMASPDVPKHSATIAPPRNSMCSTPRLQLATPMSSQSQQTFPIPSPLGSQPQQQQPMGPIQCQGCESKISFAYCMQCQEALCIHCVQAHQRVRATKQHAFVELQQLMATLMSRAVQPQQAQQYTQNVGGSVRQALGSVGSGDGHVSGVENDSIGSGESSPRSSSVCGTHDSVIIGICENCPHSVLLCAICVAQHPGKHRVQPLGDIRVAVGEVVNESQLLQWQCEKTGDTIKQIIDGIVTNATTAENEIRAAFDTHVNALEERRKELLKRVETVKNLKLSVLISQAESLQSKQIDLQQAIQTATKLMDSSDCDEMVLRQVFEKLASCQMGNEGTEPNNNILNVLMLACQVNEDDRLKFTAPQDGILLNKARQFGNIESGPCAKNSSIVGDSFKKAIRERQTVIYVQLRDACGDLLSSSIAATQPTSQALLPHQEPHSHLEQAMPTSDVQAFVISPDGSTVEVTMTPRENGIVALSYYPSIEGSYTLNILVKGTPISGCPTTMDIRRGRNYDEIAAKGPILTFGKEGSGDGELCRPWGICVDQRGRVIVADRSNNRVQIFDKDGNFISKFGTSGNRPGQFDRPAGITTNSLNNIVVADKDNHRVQVFDENGMFLLKFGDRGRAVGYFNYPWGVATNSHNAIAVSDTRNHRVQIFTPQGQFVRKCGFDSAYFFKNLDSPRGLCYLPDGQLLITDFNNHRLAVLSPRNMSEMKVYGSEGDGDGMFVRPQGVVIDPEGHILVCDSRNNRVQVFASDDMRFIGSFGLGPVPNSGFQMPQELPAPYSSLGGPFGAPAFSSAPTPLTPSPRQLLDRPTDLAVGPDGRIYVVDFGNNCIRVF; encoded by the exons atggcGACCATCGTGCCATGCTCATTGGAGAAAGAAGAAGGAGCACCATCAGGACCTCGTCGGCTTCAAACTGAGATCGACGTGGACGCCAACGACAGCGGAAACGAGCTGTCGATGGGCGGAAGCAGCAGTGAAG GTGACTCAATGTCCCACCATCGCGGTGAGCATTCACCAAACCATCATCATCAGGATAATCATCTTGGCTCGggaccaccaccaccacagtTCACTGGCTCACTATTTGACACTCCACCGTCAATGATTCAGTCACCACAGCAGCAACCACAGTTCCAGTTCAACACTGGATTCGGACTCGGACTCCCGCAAGACTCCTTTCGGTGCTCAGTCTGCTCCAAGAGCTCGACGATTGGAGTGCTGCCGTTCGTTTGTGCGCACAA aacgtGCCAATCATGCTACCAGATGACACCGTCCTCGTACGATCGACGGG cTTGCAAGCTGTGTGGTGCCGTATCGACAGCCACCGCCAACTTTACATCGCAGATGTACCTGTCTCCGACGCTTCCATCACCGCCACGTGGAGCTCTGATGTCGGATTGTTCGACACCAACGATGAATAATCACATTAATT CATCAACTCCACTTCATCAACCTCGTGCATTCTCATTCTCACTCAGTGGAATGCCTGGATCACCGTCTCCAGTGATGGGTGCACGGATGCCATCGTCTGCTGGTGGGCTCATGATGCGTCCAATTGGATTCCCCGACTCGGACAGCAGTTTGACATCATGGTCTCCATTGCAACAACCATCACAGCTTTCTATCAATAATCTGTCGAGCATCGGAGGACACCAGCAACAATCGCCGATGTTGATGCAAAATGTGTTTGATTCGTTGGCAGTG AACGATGATACTCCTGTATTCTCTCCACTCTCTCCAACGAATACTTCAATGCATATGCCACCATCATTGATGGCATCACCAGATGTTCCAAAACATTCTGCAACCATAGCTCCACCACGTAATTCCATGTGCTCGACGCCACGTCTTCAATTGGCAACACCAATGTCTTCACAATCACAGCAAACTTTTCCAATTCCTTCACCACTTGGATCTCAgccacaacaacaacagccAATGGGTCCGATTCAATGTCAAGGATGCGAATCGAAAAT atcgttCGCCTACTGTATGCAATGTCAGGAAGCTTTGTGTATTCATTGTGTTCAAGCTCATCAGCGTGTTCGAGCCACCAAACAACATGCGTTCGTTGAGCTTCAGCAGTTGATGGCTACTTTG atgagccGTGCAGTTCAACCACAACAAGCACAGCAATACACTCAAAATGTTGGAGGATCAGTTCGTCAAGCACTTGGATCAGTTGGAAGTGGAGATG gACATGTGTCTGGCGTTGAAAATGATTCAATTGGCAGTGGAGAATCATCACCTCGAAGCTCTTCTGTGTGTGGAACTCATGATTCAGTAATCATTGGAATCTGTGAGAATTGTCCTCATTCAGTTCTATTGTGTGCAATCTGTGTTGCTCAACATCCTGGAAAGCATCGAGTTCAGCCACTTGGAGATATTCGAGTTGCTGTTGGAGAAGTTGTTAATGAGAGTCAATTATTGCAATGGCAATGTGAGAAGACTGGTGATACTATCAAGCAGATTATCGATGGAATTGTTACAAATGCAACg ACCGCTGAAAACGAGATTCGAGCCGCTTTCGATACACACGTCAACGCTTTGGAGGAACGACGAAAGGAACTACTCAAGAg gGTGGAGACAGTGAAGAATCTGAAACTGTCAGTTCTCATTTCACAAGCAGAAAGTCTTCAATCAAAGCAAATTGATTTACAACAAGCAATTCAAACTGCAACAAAGTTGATGGATAGTTCTGATTGTGATGAGATGGTTCTTCGTCaagtatttgaaaagttggcaTCGTGCCAAATGGGAAATGAGGGCACCGAGCCAAAcaacaatattttgaatgtATTGATGTTGGCATGTCAGGTGAATGAAGACGATCGACTCAAATTCACAGCTCCACAGGATGGAATTCTTCTTAACAAAGCTCGACAATTCGGAAATATTGAGAGTGGGCCATGTGCCAAGAATAGTTCAATTGTCGGAGActcttttaaaaa agcgaTTCGTGAGCGTCAAACAGTGATCTATGTGCAACTCCGCGATGCATGTGGAGATCTGTTGTCTTCATCGATTGCTGCAACTCAACCAACATCCCAAGCACTTCTTCCTCATCAAGAACCACATTCCCATTTGGAACAAGCTATGCCAACTTCTGATGTACAGGCTTTTGTCATTTCACCAGATGGATCAACTGTAGAGGTCACAATGAC acccCGTGAGAATGGAATCGTCGCACTCTCGTATTATCCATCTATCGAAGGATCCTACACACTGAATATTCTTGTCAAAGGAACTCCAATCAGTGGATGCCCGACAACAATGGATATTCGACGTGGCAGGAACTATGATGAGATTGCAGCAAAAGGGCCAATTCTGACATTCGGAAAAGAAGGATCCGGTGACGGAGAATTATGTCGTCCATGGGGAATATGTGTTGATCAGAGAGGACGTGTTATTGTCGCTGATCGAAGCAACAATCGTGTTCAAATATTTGACAAAGATGGAAATTTCATCTCAAAGTTCGGAACCAGTGGAAATCGTCCAGGACAGTTTGATCGTCCTGCTGGAATAACTACCAATTCTCTGAACAATATTGTGGTGGCTGATAAAGATAATCATCGTGTCCAGGTATTCGATGAAAACGGAATGTTCCTTCTCAAGTTTGGAGATCGTGGACGTGCTGTTGGCTACTTCAACTATCCATGGGGAGTTGCCACGAATTCTCATAATGCGATAGCCGTCTCGGATACTCGGAATCATCGTGTTCAGATCTTCACACCACAGGGACAATTCGTTCGCAAATGTGGATTTGACTCCGCCTACTTCTTCAAGAACTTGGACTCGCCACGTGGATTGTGCTATCTGCCAGATGGACAATTACTCATTAC CGACTTCAACAATCACCGACTCGCAGTCCTATCGCCCAGAAACATGTCAGAGATGAAGGTTTACGGAAGTGAAGGAGATGGTGATGGAATGTTCGTTCGTCCACAAGGAGTTGTGATTGATCCAGAGGGACATATACTTGTATGTGACTCTCGGAACAATCGAGTTCAAGTCTTTGCGTCTGATGATATGAGATTCATTGGCTCATTTGGACTTGGACCCGTCCCCAATTCTGGGTTCCAAATGCCACAAGAGCTACCGGCTCCGTATTCg TCTCTCGGTGGTCCATTCGGTGCTCCAGCCTTTTCATCGGCTCCAACTCCACTGACTCCTTCACCACGTCAGCTTCTGGATCGTCCCACTGATTTGGCAGTTGGACCTGATGGTCGCATATACGTCGTTGATTTCGGAAACAATTGCATCCGTGTCTTCTAG
- the lin-41 gene encoding Protein lin-41 (Confirmed by transcript evidence), with the protein MATIVPCSLEKEEGAPSGPRRLQTEIDVDANDSGNELSMGGSSSEGDSMSHHRGEHSPNHHHQDNHLGSGPPPPQFTGSLFDTPPSMIQSPQQQPQFQFNTGFGLGLPQDSFRCSVCSKSSTIGVLPFVCAHKTCQSCYQMTPSSYDRRACKLCGAVSTATANFTSQMYLSPTLPSPPRGALMSDCSTPTMNNHINSSTPLHQPRAFSFSLSGMPGSPSPVMGARMPSSAGGLMMRPIGFPDSDSSLTSWSPLQQPSQLSINNLSSIGGHQQQSPMLMQNVFDSLAVNDDTPVFSPLSPTNTSMHMPPSLMASPDVPKHSATIAPPRNSMCSTPRLQLATPMSSQSQQTFPIPSPLGSQPQQQQPMGPIQCQGCESKISFAYCMQCQEALCIHCVQAHQRVRATKQHAFVELQQLMATLMSRAVQPQQAQQYTQNVGGSVRQALGSVGSGDVFFSGHVSGVENDSIGSGESSPRSSSVCGTHDSVIIGICENCPHSVLLCAICVAQHPGKHRVQPLGDIRVAVGEVVNESQLLQWQCEKTGDTIKQIIDGIVTNATTAENEIRAAFDTHVNALEERRKELLKRVETVKNLKLSVLISQAESLQSKQIDLQQAIQTATKLMDSSDCDEMVLRQVFEKLASCQMGNEGTEPNNNILNVLMLACQVNEDDRLKFTAPQDGILLNKARQFGNIESGPCAKNSSIVGDSFKKAIRERQTVIYVQLRDACGDLLSSSIAATQPTSQALLPHQEPHSHLEQAMPTSDVQAFVISPDGSTVEVTMTPRENGIVALSYYPSIEGSYTLNILVKGTPISGCPTTMDIRRGRNYDEIAAKGPILTFGKEGSGDGELCRPWGICVDQRGRVIVADRSNNRVQIFDKDGNFISKFGTSGNRPGQFDRPAGITTNSLNNIVVADKDNHRVQVFDENGMFLLKFGDRGRAVGYFNYPWGVATNSHNAIAVSDTRNHRVQIFTPQGQFVRKCGFDSAYFFKNLDSPRGLCYLPDGQLLITDFNNHRLAVLSPRNMSEMKVYGSEGDGDGMFVRPQGVVIDPEGHILVCDSRNNRVQVFASDDMRFIGSFGLGPVPNSGFQMPQELPAPYSSLGGPFGAPAFSSAPTPLTPSPRQLLDRPTDLAVGPDGRIYVVDFGNNCIRVF; encoded by the exons atggcGACCATCGTGCCATGCTCATTGGAGAAAGAAGAAGGAGCACCATCAGGACCTCGTCGGCTTCAAACTGAGATCGACGTGGACGCCAACGACAGCGGAAACGAGCTGTCGATGGGCGGAAGCAGCAGTGAAG GTGACTCAATGTCCCACCATCGCGGTGAGCATTCACCAAACCATCATCATCAGGATAATCATCTTGGCTCGggaccaccaccaccacagtTCACTGGCTCACTATTTGACACTCCACCGTCAATGATTCAGTCACCACAGCAGCAACCACAGTTCCAGTTCAACACTGGATTCGGACTCGGACTCCCGCAAGACTCCTTTCGGTGCTCAGTCTGCTCCAAGAGCTCGACGATTGGAGTGCTGCCGTTCGTTTGTGCGCACAA aacgtGCCAATCATGCTACCAGATGACACCGTCCTCGTACGATCGACGGG cTTGCAAGCTGTGTGGTGCCGTATCGACAGCCACCGCCAACTTTACATCGCAGATGTACCTGTCTCCGACGCTTCCATCACCGCCACGTGGAGCTCTGATGTCGGATTGTTCGACACCAACGATGAATAATCACATTAATT CATCAACTCCACTTCATCAACCTCGTGCATTCTCATTCTCACTCAGTGGAATGCCTGGATCACCGTCTCCAGTGATGGGTGCACGGATGCCATCGTCTGCTGGTGGGCTCATGATGCGTCCAATTGGATTCCCCGACTCGGACAGCAGTTTGACATCATGGTCTCCATTGCAACAACCATCACAGCTTTCTATCAATAATCTGTCGAGCATCGGAGGACACCAGCAACAATCGCCGATGTTGATGCAAAATGTGTTTGATTCGTTGGCAGTG AACGATGATACTCCTGTATTCTCTCCACTCTCTCCAACGAATACTTCAATGCATATGCCACCATCATTGATGGCATCACCAGATGTTCCAAAACATTCTGCAACCATAGCTCCACCACGTAATTCCATGTGCTCGACGCCACGTCTTCAATTGGCAACACCAATGTCTTCACAATCACAGCAAACTTTTCCAATTCCTTCACCACTTGGATCTCAgccacaacaacaacagccAATGGGTCCGATTCAATGTCAAGGATGCGAATCGAAAAT atcgttCGCCTACTGTATGCAATGTCAGGAAGCTTTGTGTATTCATTGTGTTCAAGCTCATCAGCGTGTTCGAGCCACCAAACAACATGCGTTCGTTGAGCTTCAGCAGTTGATGGCTACTTTG atgagccGTGCAGTTCAACCACAACAAGCACAGCAATACACTCAAAATGTTGGAGGATCAGTTCGTCAAGCACTTGGATCAGTTGGAAGTGGAGATG ttttcttttcaggACATGTGTCTGGCGTTGAAAATGATTCAATTGGCAGTGGAGAATCATCACCTCGAAGCTCTTCTGTGTGTGGAACTCATGATTCAGTAATCATTGGAATCTGTGAGAATTGTCCTCATTCAGTTCTATTGTGTGCAATCTGTGTTGCTCAACATCCTGGAAAGCATCGAGTTCAGCCACTTGGAGATATTCGAGTTGCTGTTGGAGAAGTTGTTAATGAGAGTCAATTATTGCAATGGCAATGTGAGAAGACTGGTGATACTATCAAGCAGATTATCGATGGAATTGTTACAAATGCAACg ACCGCTGAAAACGAGATTCGAGCCGCTTTCGATACACACGTCAACGCTTTGGAGGAACGACGAAAGGAACTACTCAAGAg gGTGGAGACAGTGAAGAATCTGAAACTGTCAGTTCTCATTTCACAAGCAGAAAGTCTTCAATCAAAGCAAATTGATTTACAACAAGCAATTCAAACTGCAACAAAGTTGATGGATAGTTCTGATTGTGATGAGATGGTTCTTCGTCaagtatttgaaaagttggcaTCGTGCCAAATGGGAAATGAGGGCACCGAGCCAAAcaacaatattttgaatgtATTGATGTTGGCATGTCAGGTGAATGAAGACGATCGACTCAAATTCACAGCTCCACAGGATGGAATTCTTCTTAACAAAGCTCGACAATTCGGAAATATTGAGAGTGGGCCATGTGCCAAGAATAGTTCAATTGTCGGAGActcttttaaaaa agcgaTTCGTGAGCGTCAAACAGTGATCTATGTGCAACTCCGCGATGCATGTGGAGATCTGTTGTCTTCATCGATTGCTGCAACTCAACCAACATCCCAAGCACTTCTTCCTCATCAAGAACCACATTCCCATTTGGAACAAGCTATGCCAACTTCTGATGTACAGGCTTTTGTCATTTCACCAGATGGATCAACTGTAGAGGTCACAATGAC acccCGTGAGAATGGAATCGTCGCACTCTCGTATTATCCATCTATCGAAGGATCCTACACACTGAATATTCTTGTCAAAGGAACTCCAATCAGTGGATGCCCGACAACAATGGATATTCGACGTGGCAGGAACTATGATGAGATTGCAGCAAAAGGGCCAATTCTGACATTCGGAAAAGAAGGATCCGGTGACGGAGAATTATGTCGTCCATGGGGAATATGTGTTGATCAGAGAGGACGTGTTATTGTCGCTGATCGAAGCAACAATCGTGTTCAAATATTTGACAAAGATGGAAATTTCATCTCAAAGTTCGGAACCAGTGGAAATCGTCCAGGACAGTTTGATCGTCCTGCTGGAATAACTACCAATTCTCTGAACAATATTGTGGTGGCTGATAAAGATAATCATCGTGTCCAGGTATTCGATGAAAACGGAATGTTCCTTCTCAAGTTTGGAGATCGTGGACGTGCTGTTGGCTACTTCAACTATCCATGGGGAGTTGCCACGAATTCTCATAATGCGATAGCCGTCTCGGATACTCGGAATCATCGTGTTCAGATCTTCACACCACAGGGACAATTCGTTCGCAAATGTGGATTTGACTCCGCCTACTTCTTCAAGAACTTGGACTCGCCACGTGGATTGTGCTATCTGCCAGATGGACAATTACTCATTAC CGACTTCAACAATCACCGACTCGCAGTCCTATCGCCCAGAAACATGTCAGAGATGAAGGTTTACGGAAGTGAAGGAGATGGTGATGGAATGTTCGTTCGTCCACAAGGAGTTGTGATTGATCCAGAGGGACATATACTTGTATGTGACTCTCGGAACAATCGAGTTCAAGTCTTTGCGTCTGATGATATGAGATTCATTGGCTCATTTGGACTTGGACCCGTCCCCAATTCTGGGTTCCAAATGCCACAAGAGCTACCGGCTCCGTATTCg TCTCTCGGTGGTCCATTCGGTGCTCCAGCCTTTTCATCGGCTCCAACTCCACTGACTCCTTCACCACGTCAGCTTCTGGATCGTCCCACTGATTTGGCAGTTGGACCTGATGGTCGCATATACGTCGTTGATTTCGGAAACAATTGCATCCGTGTCTTCTAG